One stretch of Armigeres subalbatus isolate Guangzhou_Male chromosome 2, GZ_Asu_2, whole genome shotgun sequence DNA includes these proteins:
- the LOC134214734 gene encoding pickpocket protein 28-like isoform X2, whose amino-acid sequence MLISIIYQIKDCLMALGIYINEPIELDNSCRQGMAYQFYISKFLQIIISRSSLHGAFHITTTRNTVLEKYLWGFIMLMAILYSIFLMASFWIRYLTNPTLISLDRNYHEWNTTFPSLTVCFHDRLNTTARDIVIHRLKPENATKFEMFLDLLAETDITNIKQLQEYDEYSHMDINSIVNEIVNHVNNPVTLSNEEESTMHRVITELGICYSFNSAITKYLSVGANGNNLISEKLIEISIMERDTTASLNNLSSNANIYYHGPFEVPTFLKQLIVPYTASTFLQMSFKPVIITADTTIENLYVQQRNCRYPHESNLELFPIFYSHSLCTFECKLKLFLVKCGCVPYLYNLRINIPVCPMRKLACISGNLVKIQQTVASCGCLKDCNFINFMLQSYLLIEWFNNPLIKWDMVVSKVRYSRRIIFDIADLMVSTGGIAALCFGASFITIVEIAFLIVKNTFFPGYNEI is encoded by the exons ATGTTAATATCCATCATCTATCAAATCAAGGACTGTTTAATGGCTTTAGGAATCTACATAAACGAACCAATCGAGTTGGACAACAGTTGTCGTCAAGGCATGGCTTACCAGTTTTACATATCTAAGTTCCTTCAAATAATAATTAGTAGGAGCAGCCTCCATGGAGCATTTCATATCACAACAACGAGAAATACTGTACtagaaaa ATATTTATGGGGATTTATAATGTTGATGGCGATCCTATACTCCATTTTTTTAATGGCTTCTTTTTGGATTCGTTATCTCACAAATCCAACTTTGATATCTCTTGACCGCAACTATCACGAGTGGAATACAACATTTCCCAGTTTAACTGTTTGCTTCCACGACCGATTGAACACCACGGCACGTGACATCGTAATCCACCGGCTAAAGCCTGAAAATGCTACCAAATTCGAAATGTTCCTGGACCTTCTGGCTGAAACCGATATTACTAACATCAAACAGTTGCAGGAGTATGATGAATACAGCCACATGGATATCAACTCCATTGTGAATGAAATTGTTAATCATGTTAACAACCCAGTGACACTAAGCAACGAGGAGGAATCCACCATGCATCGGGTGATTACTGAACTAGGAATTTGCTACAGTTTCAATTCAGCTATTACCAAATATCTATCAGTTGGAGCAAATGGGAACAACTTGATATCTGAAAAATTGATCGAAATCAGCATAATGGAAAGAGATACGACAGCTTCCTTGAATAACTTATCGTCGAATGCGAAT ATTTACTACCACGGACCATTCGAGGTGCCTACGTTTCTCAAGCAACTAATTGTTCCTTATACGGCCTCCACATTCCTGCAGATGTCTTTTAAACCAGTGATCATTACCGCTGATACAACAATCGAAAACCTTTACGTGCAGCAACGGAACTGTAGATATCCTCACGAGTCAAACTTGGAGCTTTTTCCAATATTTTACTCTCATAGCTTGTGCACTTTCGAATGCAAACTGAAATTGTTTCTCGTAAAATGTGGATGCGTGCCATATTTGTATAATCTGAGGA tCAATATTCCTGTTTGTCCTATGAGAAAACTGGCATGTATTTCCGGTAATTTGG TAAAAATACAACAGACCGTTGCATCTTGTGGTTGTCTGAAGGATTGCAATTTCATCAACTTTATGCTTCAAAGTTATTTGCTAATCGAGTGGTTCAACAACCCATTAATCAAATGGGACATGGTTGTTTCTAAAGTTAGATATAGCAGGCGCATTATTTTCGATATTGCAGATCTTATGG tatCTACTGGAGGAATAGCAGCATTATGCTTTGGTGCTAGTTTTATCACTATAGTAGAAATTGCCTTTTTGATTGTGAAAAATACTTTCTTCCCGGGATATAACGAGATATAA
- the LOC134214734 gene encoding sodium channel protein Nach-like isoform X1, whose amino-acid sequence MLISIIYQIKDCLMALGIYINEPIELDNSCRQGMAYQFYISKFLQIIISRSSLHGAFHITTTRNTVLEKYLWGFIMLMAILYSIFLMASFWIRYLTNPTLISLDRNYHEWNTTFPSLTVCFHDRLNTTARDIVIHRLKPENATKFEMFLDLLAETDITNIKQLQEYDEYSHMDINSIVNEIVNHVNNPVTLSNEEESTMHRVITELGICYSFNSAITKYLSVGANGNNLISEKLIEISIMERDTTASLNNLSSNANIYYHGPFEVPTFLKQLIVPYTASTFLQMSFKPVIITADTTIENLYVQQRNCRYPHESNLELFPIFYSHSLCTFECKLKLFLVKCGCVPYLYNLRSKPKIYTIGILALDFHFPIICFSVNIPVCPMRKLACISGNLVKIQQTVASCGCLKDCNFINFMLQSYLLIEWFNNPLIKWDMVVSKVRYSRRIIFDIADLMVSTGGIAALCFGASFITIVEIAFLIVKNTFFPGYNEI is encoded by the exons ATGTTAATATCCATCATCTATCAAATCAAGGACTGTTTAATGGCTTTAGGAATCTACATAAACGAACCAATCGAGTTGGACAACAGTTGTCGTCAAGGCATGGCTTACCAGTTTTACATATCTAAGTTCCTTCAAATAATAATTAGTAGGAGCAGCCTCCATGGAGCATTTCATATCACAACAACGAGAAATACTGTACtagaaaa ATATTTATGGGGATTTATAATGTTGATGGCGATCCTATACTCCATTTTTTTAATGGCTTCTTTTTGGATTCGTTATCTCACAAATCCAACTTTGATATCTCTTGACCGCAACTATCACGAGTGGAATACAACATTTCCCAGTTTAACTGTTTGCTTCCACGACCGATTGAACACCACGGCACGTGACATCGTAATCCACCGGCTAAAGCCTGAAAATGCTACCAAATTCGAAATGTTCCTGGACCTTCTGGCTGAAACCGATATTACTAACATCAAACAGTTGCAGGAGTATGATGAATACAGCCACATGGATATCAACTCCATTGTGAATGAAATTGTTAATCATGTTAACAACCCAGTGACACTAAGCAACGAGGAGGAATCCACCATGCATCGGGTGATTACTGAACTAGGAATTTGCTACAGTTTCAATTCAGCTATTACCAAATATCTATCAGTTGGAGCAAATGGGAACAACTTGATATCTGAAAAATTGATCGAAATCAGCATAATGGAAAGAGATACGACAGCTTCCTTGAATAACTTATCGTCGAATGCGAAT ATTTACTACCACGGACCATTCGAGGTGCCTACGTTTCTCAAGCAACTAATTGTTCCTTATACGGCCTCCACATTCCTGCAGATGTCTTTTAAACCAGTGATCATTACCGCTGATACAACAATCGAAAACCTTTACGTGCAGCAACGGAACTGTAGATATCCTCACGAGTCAAACTTGGAGCTTTTTCCAATATTTTACTCTCATAGCTTGTGCACTTTCGAATGCAAACTGAAATTGTTTCTCGTAAAATGTGGATGCGTGCCATATTTGTATAATCTGAGGAGTAAGCCTAAAATTTATACTATTGGAATACTTGCACTCGATTTTCACTTtccaattatttgtttttcagtCAATATTCCTGTTTGTCCTATGAGAAAACTGGCATGTATTTCCGGTAATTTGG TAAAAATACAACAGACCGTTGCATCTTGTGGTTGTCTGAAGGATTGCAATTTCATCAACTTTATGCTTCAAAGTTATTTGCTAATCGAGTGGTTCAACAACCCATTAATCAAATGGGACATGGTTGTTTCTAAAGTTAGATATAGCAGGCGCATTATTTTCGATATTGCAGATCTTATGG tatCTACTGGAGGAATAGCAGCATTATGCTTTGGTGCTAGTTTTATCACTATAGTAGAAATTGCCTTTTTGATTGTGAAAAATACTTTCTTCCCGGGATATAACGAGATATAA